The region GGGGCGCGCGTACCGCAGCAGGTCGGCGGCCGTGTGCCGCCGGCCCTCGTCATCGAATATGGAGCCGCCAACCTTGGTCCCATCGATGTGGTCGAACGTGAAGCCGTTGTCCGGCGCCACGCCGACCTCCATGAGCCCCCTCTGCAGCGCGCCCTGCCAGGGGCCGAGCTCGGGGTGGAACGCCACCACATCCTCCACCCACCGGTACGCCGCCTTGGCCGCCGCTAGGTCCCACCCGACGTCCAGCACGTACTCGTCGCTGGCGCGCGTGTAGAAGCCGGCGTTGATGCAGCTGCCGCCGCCCAGCACCCGCGGGCGCGAGTTGATGACGCCGTCCTCGGACACGAACCGCTGCGCCGGCGACCCGGCGGACGTGTCGGCGAGCGTGGCCGTGAAGTGGGTCATGTTCTCCACCCGCTGGTCGCCGTAGGGGGACCCGCCGCGCTCCAGCAGGAGCACGCGGAAGCGCTGCGACAGCGTGGCGGCGAGCGGGCACCCCGCCGTGCCGCCGCCCACGATGATGTAGTCGTAGTACGACACCGCCGGCGCCCGCGTCGCGTCCCGGGCGAACGTGTAGTTCACTCCTCTCGCTGCTTTTGTTTCACGGCATGCACACGCTCATCAATCAGTAACACAAATGGCACAATGCATGATGGACACGGAGAACTAAACCAGTCACCTTGTGGCGAGCAGCACAGGATCGCGCAGATGATCACCAGTGCTCTTGCGAACGGCTGGTCGGAAGCCATGGCGACTACGTGCAAGTCGAGCGTGACGAGGTTGGACTGAGAGCGCTGGAGCTTGGTTCTTGTGTGACCAGCCCGTGGGATACCATGCGCCCTTTATATCGCCGTGCTCCGGTAAATCGCCCGACGACCCGGCATGCACACTTGTTGCACGCATGCGACCACATCCCACGGTACGTGTGCAGTGTGCTAGGGTACAGCACGCCGCGGTGAGCACGCCATGAGCGTGGTAAAGAAGCGGTAGGAAAAGGACTCAACGACCGGAGCAACCAGACAACCAGTGAGCTCATCTCCGTGGCCGTGCGGAGCGGCCGTGTCAAAGGTGACGCGCCCTCTTCCCTGTTTGGTCGCGACCTACCGCCGAGCCGGAGCGAGTCAGCGGGTGAGGATTTGGCATGGCCCAGCTAAACGGTTGACGCATGCCGATCTGGCGCGCTCGAAACGGCCCGGCCCAGCGACGTTTCTTTAACACGCCCCAGCGCCTGCATTTGGCACCCCGCGTGGAGTTAGATCATCTACTCCGGGAGCCGGGCGTTGGGAGCTCAGTATTAAAGCCTCAGGATTGCTTAGAGGAGTACAGAAATACCTTGTCACTTCAAATTTATCAGTGTGCGCCAGAAATCATATCCATGTTGTATTTCCAACACACACTAAATGCATCTGAATTCGCAAGTTCAGGGATACAAATAAAAAAGCAACTTAATTTACATCTGTTTGATGCATGTACTATTGCACTACAACGCCTTTTTCTTACATGGACGTGCAACAGACCAACATTTACACAGTTTATTGAAGTTGATTGATGAAGTCTACAAACAAATATCGCCACTACTTGAACAACCCAGCCCAATGTGGGCGGGAACCATTTTCACTGTCTGTACATTCTTCAGAGAGTAGAAAAGGTCTTACTGATCAGCCTCCTCAGTAGAGGGTGTTGTATGTGCAGAACGTTGCGACGATggagacgatggtgatcacgagagGCGGCAGCAGGGTGACGTTGAGGAGCATGTCCGTGCCTAGGTAGCCTGCCGCGGTGATCGTCGCGTCCGCGACCACACGGGCCAGCGTCCCGGCCTCCGTTGAGAGGAGGCCGCCGTTGTAGGTCCCTCGCGACAGCCTCGACGACATGACCCGCGAAAGCAGGGATAGGTTTACTCCTGCATTTGATCGTCAGCAATGGAGAGGTTTATTACGGTTGTTTCAGATATATTGCGCGTGCTGCTGAGCTGAATGGTTATGGTGTACATACCTTCCAGCACCTCTGCGAATACAAACGTGATGAGAGCCGAAGAGACGTACTGTGGAATCGAGTAGTGAGGCGTGTAACGGAAGCTCATGATAATGCCAATCAGAACCATGATTTCAGATGCCGCCAGAATTTGCCTGCGAAAGAAAGAAGTTTGACAATGTAATTGATGATTTTGACAATGTAAGAGCAATAGCACATTTCATTTGTATTCGTATTGCATGGTTCAAAGAAGGCGAGAACAACAATATGACCAGTAGAATACTTAGAAAATAGAAGGATTTCATATATACACTGGTATGCCTTGTTAAGAAAAGTTACCTGTCCTCAAACCAGTTCGTAACGTAGCTCCCGACAATGGCATTTACTGGAAGAACAGTCAATCCAAGAATCGCTAAAAAGATGGCCACAGCACTTGTATCCCAATTAAAATAGTATGTGGTGACAACACTTGATTCGGAGAGCAAAATTTCCATCGCATACTTGAGCATAAAGTATATCAATAGTTGTACCTGAGAAATCACCATTCATATAAAGTTATTAAAGGAAAATACACAAGACAGTAGTTTCAGTAGATAAGCAAAATACACAAGACAGTCTTTTTAATTTTTTGTCGATGCCAACTTACCTTCTAGTAATTAGAATAAAATTATTTTTAACAAGACACCATACCTCACGTCATGGAGTTCAGAATTTTTTGTATGAATGAAACTATGGAGATAATGTGTTTCCTTTTTGGCATGCTTGAGTTCAGGGAAAACAAAAAGAGCAGTTAGGCGAAAAACAAACCTTCACAGAGGGTGTCAGCAATTTATATGCTGAAGCAAATGATGTTGCTGGCTCATGGGAACTtttatcatcttcatcatcattatcCTCCGAAATATCATCCAGCCTCTCTTCTGAACCTAGAAGCAGAGGTTGTGCTAGACCTTCCTCCAAATTAGCACTTTCTTGATGACCTATTTTCTCAAGAAGTAAACTTCGTGTTAGAACAACTTCTGACGATGTTACATAATGCCTGTGGTGGAGCACACACTGTTATCGTACAAGGATGAGTTCCAGCGTAGTTTATGTTTTCAAACAGAACATTTTGTTCTTCCAAAAAATATAACATTTTGCACTAGCAAAGCTACTACTGTGGGCTGAGAGCTTACCAGATTCAGAAGGCTGCGGTGTTCTGGCTGCAGCCTCGGCTGCAGCCTTAGCGAAGTGTTCCGGCTCTTTGAATGAAAACCACAGCCACACCAAGTAAAGAAGCCAAGCAACGGACATGACCCATCCAGGCAATGTGCTCTGGTTAAAAGTCAGCGAGTATATCGTAAATTTTGTCTGAAGAAAACCAGCAAGGCCAGGGCCACATGCCATTCCAAGAGCACTAGCACTGACGAACCCTGCAGAGGCTTGGAGCCTGATCTTGAGAGGCACGCAGTCACTGATATACCTACGGTTCACAGCTCTTGCAGAACCCAACCTGTTGTCAGTATGACAAAAGGAGCTACTTCAGAAAATCTCAAATCATAAAGAATGGTGACATGTGGTCTGAAGTCTGATCGAGAAACTAAAAACGAATTCATAACAGTAAGTTTGTCGAAGTGAGAAAAGAAATCTGCATACCCGCATAGTATCCGGCCAATCAGGAGAACTGTCAAGGAGTTCAGGTCATATGCCAATGCATACAGCAGATTCCCAGAGAATAGCATAATGCTGCTGAATACTAGAGGTCTGAAGTATGACCTATTCGACCAGGCACTGAAATAAACCGAAGAGAACACCTGAGCGACCGCCATCGATCCAATGATTATGCCACAAACTGTCGCGGCGGCTCCAAGGCTCACTGAGTAGTCGTCTGCGGTCGGGACGATGATATATGTGTTCACCATATAAAGAAATGTGTTCACTAGGTTAAGCATCAGGGACATGAAATGGTAGCTCTCATCATCGACATTATCCTCCGATCCACTGGGTGTGTCGTCTTGGACGATAAGTGC is a window of Triticum dicoccoides isolate Atlit2015 ecotype Zavitan chromosome 2B, WEW_v2.0, whole genome shotgun sequence DNA encoding:
- the LOC119365149 gene encoding SPX domain-containing membrane protein OsI_17046-like, whose translation is MVNFGKKLMADQVEEWKGYYINYKLMKKLLKQYVQQTQIGGKDCEQVLKEFSRILDDQIERIVLFLLQQQGHLSRRIEELGAQRAAIMQQVDTSRVFQLREDYRDVGRDLVKLLRFVDMNATGLRKILKKFDKRFGYKFTDYYVTTRSNHPYSQLQQVFKQVGIVAVAGALSRNLAYLEHEHRGSFLSIYDNPSVVLQDPIIDQVNHAVQKLTHATSFMQYLGQHALIVQDDTPSGSEDNVDDESYHFMSLMLNLVNTFLYMVNTYIIVPTADDYSVSLGAAATVCGIIIGSMAVAQVFSSVYFSAWSNRSYFRPLVFSSIMLFSGNLLYALAYDLNSLTVLLIGRILCGLGSARAVNRRYISDCVPLKIRLQASAGFVSASALGMACGPGLAGFLQTKFTIYSLTFNQSTLPGWVMSVAWLLYLVWLWFSFKEPEHFAKAAAEAAARTPQPSESGHQESANLEEGLAQPLLLGSEERLDDISEDNDDEDDKSSHEPATSFASAYKLLTPSVKVQLLIYFMLKYAMEILLSESSVVTTYYFNWDTSAVAIFLAILGLTVLPVNAIVGSYVTNWFEDRQILAASEIMVLIGIIMSFRYTPHYSIPQYVSSALITFVFAEVLEGVNLSLLSRVMSSRLSRGTYNGGLLSTEAGTLARVVADATITAAGYLGTDMLLNVTLLPPLVITIVSIVATFCTYNTLY